In the Flagellimonas sp. HMM57 genome, one interval contains:
- a CDS encoding TonB-dependent receptor: MRSKVFKSTVFLLLFSVLVQAQTSFSGLVMDANNQPISEAEVYLKELELLTTTSATGNFYFDNISEGSYSLVVFAYGFKVYEQTINTSNQDLVISLESIGEKLSEVILTREREKVFALRNLRKVEGTAIYAGKKTEVVAIDLITGNLAANNARQIYGQVVGLNIYDNGDAGLQLNIGGRGLDPNRTANFNVRQNGYDISADVLGYPESYYTPPVEALSEIQVVRGAASLQYGTQFGGLINFKFKQPNPNKKVELISRQTIGSNGLFTSFNSLSGTSGKFSYYNYFNYKQGDGFRPNSNFNARNYHGHFGYQISERTKLTFEATILDYLAQQPGGLTDMQFEEDPTFSNRERNWFDIDWKLGSLRLDHSFSPATDFSLNLFALDASRKALGFRENRVDIIDDGGVRELLVDDFQNWGAEARLLSRYKIGQKDAIFLIGSKYYQAFNKQRQGAGPATTGPDFNFVDEEFPAFPRRSTYSFPNLNLAVFGENIINLSDRFSITPGFRFEYIKTSAIGNFTTIFTDLADNVLETRVTEEDRDLERSFVLLGLGASYKLNKSVEFYGNISQNYRSVTFNDLRVINPSQVISEDLEDEEGFTADIGARGRFKEFLSYDISSFLLYYDNRISRTIPLVDDQNRVRNLTDNAGTAVIYGLELLGDWNVKETLLDVSPDIQLNLFGNLALTSSEYIEQAEGINNVEGKKVEHIPEINFRSGVRFGYKNFLGSLQYTYLSKQFNDPQNSPPLTESTAPSAGIIGELPAYGIMDLSFSYSYKQFRLETGINNLLDESYFTRRATGYPGPGIIPADPRTFYTTLQIKL, translated from the coding sequence ATGAGATCAAAGGTATTTAAGAGTACGGTTTTTTTATTGCTGTTTTCTGTTTTGGTACAGGCCCAAACGAGTTTTTCTGGTTTGGTAATGGATGCGAACAATCAGCCTATATCTGAAGCGGAAGTTTATTTGAAGGAACTGGAATTGTTAACGACCACATCGGCAACGGGAAATTTTTATTTCGATAACATTTCTGAAGGTAGCTATAGCTTGGTTGTCTTTGCCTATGGTTTCAAGGTTTATGAACAAACTATAAATACATCAAATCAAGATTTGGTCATTTCTCTTGAATCGATAGGGGAAAAACTATCCGAAGTGATCTTGACCAGAGAACGGGAAAAAGTATTTGCATTACGAAACCTTAGAAAAGTTGAAGGTACCGCCATTTACGCAGGTAAGAAAACAGAAGTAGTGGCAATTGATCTGATCACAGGCAATTTAGCAGCAAACAATGCACGTCAGATTTATGGTCAAGTCGTAGGTCTTAATATTTATGACAATGGTGATGCAGGTCTCCAATTAAATATTGGTGGGAGGGGTTTGGACCCCAACCGAACCGCAAATTTTAATGTGCGTCAAAATGGTTATGATATCAGTGCCGATGTACTTGGGTATCCCGAAAGTTATTATACACCACCCGTAGAAGCTTTAAGCGAAATACAGGTAGTACGTGGAGCAGCATCTTTACAGTATGGAACACAATTTGGGGGGTTGATCAACTTTAAGTTTAAGCAACCCAATCCAAATAAAAAAGTAGAGCTCATATCTAGACAAACTATTGGTTCAAATGGTTTGTTCACCAGTTTTAATAGTTTGAGCGGTACTTCGGGGAAGTTTAGCTATTATAACTATTTTAATTACAAGCAAGGTGATGGTTTTCGACCTAATTCTAATTTTAATGCTAGAAACTACCACGGTCATTTTGGGTATCAAATATCTGAGAGAACGAAGCTTACATTTGAGGCTACAATCTTGGACTATTTGGCGCAACAACCAGGAGGATTGACCGACATGCAATTTGAAGAAGACCCTACTTTTAGCAACCGGGAACGCAATTGGTTCGATATTGATTGGAAGTTAGGTTCTTTGCGTTTAGACCACAGCTTCTCACCTGCAACAGATTTTAGCCTTAATCTATTTGCATTGGATGCTTCGCGGAAAGCCTTGGGATTTCGTGAAAATAGGGTAGATATTATTGATGATGGGGGTGTACGAGAATTGTTGGTAGATGATTTTCAGAATTGGGGTGCTGAGGCCCGTTTACTTTCACGTTATAAAATTGGTCAAAAAGATGCTATTTTTTTGATAGGGTCAAAGTATTATCAGGCGTTTAACAAACAACGTCAAGGAGCTGGCCCTGCAACTACAGGCCCGGATTTCAATTTTGTGGATGAAGAGTTCCCTGCCTTCCCAAGAAGATCCACCTATAGTTTCCCTAATTTGAACTTGGCCGTTTTTGGGGAGAATATCATTAATTTAAGCGACCGTTTTTCTATTACTCCCGGTTTTCGTTTTGAATACATAAAGACGTCTGCCATTGGCAATTTTACTACAATATTTACCGATTTGGCCGATAATGTTCTAGAAACTCGCGTAACCGAAGAAGATCGTGACTTAGAACGTTCTTTTGTCTTATTGGGTCTAGGTGCCTCCTATAAATTAAATAAGAGTGTTGAGTTTTACGGTAACATATCCCAAAATTATCGTTCAGTGACCTTTAATGATTTAAGGGTGATAAATCCATCGCAGGTGATTAGTGAAGATTTAGAAGATGAAGAGGGCTTTACAGCCGATATTGGAGCAAGAGGTAGGTTTAAGGAATTCTTGTCTTATGATATTAGTAGTTTTTTGTTGTATTATGATAATCGTATTTCTAGAACCATTCCATTGGTGGACGACCAAAATAGAGTTAGGAACCTCACGGATAATGCTGGTACAGCCGTTATCTATGGTTTGGAACTACTTGGTGATTGGAACGTAAAAGAAACACTGTTGGATGTTTCGCCAGATATACAATTGAACCTTTTTGGTAACCTGGCCTTGACTTCTTCAGAGTATATAGAACAAGCAGAGGGAATCAATAATGTGGAAGGGAAAAAGGTTGAACATATACCAGAGATAAATTTTCGTTCTGGAGTACGATTTGGGTATAAAAATTTTCTTGGTTCTTTACAGTACACATATTTATCGAAACAATTCAATGATCCGCAAAATTCACCACCGCTCACTGAATCAACTGCGCCAAGTGCCGGTATTATTGGTGAATTACCGGCTTATGGCATTATGGATCTATCTTTTTCTTATTCCTATAAACAGTTCAGGTTAGAAACAGGTATTAACAACCTTCTTGACGAATCCTATTTTACGCGAAGAGCTACAGGATACCCGGGTCCGGGAATTATTCCGGCAGATCCAAGAACGTTCTATACAACACTTCAGATTAAACTATAG
- a CDS encoding DUF6686 family protein: MYQSLEVLSQTKNGLFTFCNHSKLFQLVFNNLCFEFYEWELENFKKYIFQLDVTYWEKNYIQSLNQRKIPISVGNKFFTILVNKQELDEIKNLLHIEFSPIKLLKHKDINYQFIEN; encoded by the coding sequence ATGTATCAATCTTTAGAAGTTTTAAGCCAAACTAAGAACGGATTATTTACTTTTTGTAATCACAGTAAACTTTTCCAGTTGGTCTTCAATAATTTATGTTTTGAATTTTATGAATGGGAACTTGAAAATTTTAAAAAATACATTTTCCAGTTAGATGTAACATATTGGGAAAAAAATTACATTCAATCCCTGAATCAACGAAAAATACCAATTTCGGTAGGAAACAAGTTTTTCACGATATTGGTAAACAAACAAGAACTGGACGAAATTAAGAACTTGTTGCATATTGAGTTTTCACCCATCAAGTTATTAAAGCACAAAGACATAAACTATCAATTCATAGAAAACTAA
- the guaB gene encoding IMP dehydrogenase yields the protein MEAHLKKIIGEGLTYDDVLLVPGYSEVLPREVNIQTKFTRNITINVPIVSAAMDTVTESQMAIAMAQEGGIGVLHKNMTIEHQAIKVRKVKRAESGMIIDPVTLPLDSVVRDAKANMKEHSIGGIPIVDEDKKLIGIVTNRDLRFEKNDDRPIAEVMTSENLVTVGEGTSLSDAEVILQENKIEKLPVVNDKYVLVGLITFRDITKLTQKPMANKDQYGRLRVAAAIGVTPDAVDRAGALVNAGVDAIVIDTAHGHTKGVVNILKEVKKSFPELEVIVGNIATGEAAKYLVEAGADAVKVGIGPGSICTTRVVAGVGFPQFSAVLEVAAAIKGSGVPVIADGGIRYTGDIPKAIAAGADTVMLGSLLAGTKESPGETIIYEGRKFKSYRGMGSVEAMKEGSKDRYFQDVEDDIKKLVPEGIVGRVPYKGDLYESMHQFIGGLRAGMGYCGAKDIETLKDSGRFVKITFSGINESHPHDVTITKESPNYSR from the coding sequence ATGGAAGCCCACCTAAAAAAGATTATTGGCGAAGGTCTAACGTACGACGATGTACTGCTTGTACCTGGATATTCTGAAGTACTGCCAAGAGAAGTCAACATTCAAACAAAATTCACTCGTAACATTACCATAAATGTGCCTATTGTTTCTGCTGCAATGGATACGGTGACCGAGTCGCAAATGGCAATTGCCATGGCTCAAGAAGGAGGTATTGGCGTCTTGCATAAAAATATGACCATTGAACATCAGGCAATTAAGGTCAGAAAGGTAAAAAGGGCCGAAAGCGGTATGATCATCGACCCTGTTACACTTCCGCTAGATTCTGTTGTTCGTGATGCAAAGGCCAATATGAAAGAACATAGCATTGGCGGAATCCCTATAGTTGATGAAGACAAAAAGTTGATCGGTATTGTGACCAACAGGGATTTACGATTTGAAAAGAATGATGATAGGCCCATTGCCGAAGTGATGACTTCAGAAAATCTGGTAACTGTTGGTGAGGGTACTTCACTTTCTGATGCTGAAGTAATTTTACAAGAAAATAAAATCGAGAAACTCCCGGTTGTTAATGATAAGTACGTGCTGGTAGGACTCATTACGTTTAGGGATATTACCAAATTGACCCAAAAACCTATGGCAAACAAAGACCAATACGGCCGCTTGCGTGTAGCTGCTGCCATTGGAGTTACGCCAGATGCCGTTGATAGGGCAGGGGCATTGGTGAATGCCGGTGTTGACGCTATAGTTATTGATACCGCACACGGTCATACCAAAGGAGTGGTAAATATTCTAAAAGAGGTAAAAAAATCTTTTCCTGAATTGGAAGTAATCGTAGGAAATATAGCTACAGGTGAAGCTGCTAAATATCTTGTAGAAGCAGGAGCAGACGCAGTCAAAGTTGGTATTGGTCCTGGTTCTATTTGTACTACTAGGGTTGTAGCCGGCGTAGGATTTCCACAGTTTTCTGCGGTATTGGAAGTTGCAGCTGCCATAAAAGGTTCCGGTGTTCCTGTAATTGCAGATGGTGGTATACGCTATACGGGGGATATTCCAAAAGCCATTGCTGCGGGTGCGGATACGGTTATGTTGGGATCACTATTGGCAGGTACAAAAGAATCTCCGGGCGAAACGATAATCTACGAAGGACGTAAGTTTAAATCGTATCGTGGAATGGGCTCTGTTGAGGCTATGAAAGAAGGGAGTAAGGACCGCTATTTTCAAGATGTTGAAGATGATATCAAAAAGTTGGTTCCCGAAGGTATCGTTGGCCGTGTACCCTATAAAGGAGATCTGTACGAAAGTATGCACCAATTTATCGGTGGCCTGCGTGCCGGTATGGGTTATTGCGGTGCCAAGGATATTGAAACGCTTAAAGATTCAGGGCGTTTTGTGAAAATAACATTTAGTGGTATTAACGAAAGCCACCCACATGATGTAACCATTACCAAAGAGAGTCCTAATTACAGTAGATAG
- a CDS encoding DUF819 domain-containing protein, which translates to MSLANPVYVLTVLCLMVILSFYAGRTKWGKPMGAALLVIVFTAIVANLKLIPSASNSIPLYDAIFGYLAPISIFFLLLGANLTAIKKAGAPMIVLFLIGSLATVLGIVCSWYLVSPQDILGDDAKVLAGMLTGTYTGGSINFNAVALAYNFQEKGSLYAGTIAVDNVVTAIWVVVTIAIPVVFRRFFKDKKIGAPTSAKDETASDTLDLYSLGILLVLGLTAFLVSELIAHVFPKIPSIITISTIGIILAQFSFITKLKGSRTLGLYLVYLFLAVIGAYCEIGAVIALKEIGLTLFGFTLLAVVVHGLFIILFGFMVFKDWDMIAIASQANVGGSTSAIALAESFNRKELVLPAILVGTLGNALGTYLGFMVVLVL; encoded by the coding sequence ATGAGTTTAGCCAACCCAGTTTATGTATTGACCGTTTTATGCCTCATGGTGATTTTATCATTTTATGCTGGCAGGACCAAATGGGGTAAACCCATGGGTGCGGCACTGTTGGTTATTGTTTTTACAGCCATTGTTGCTAACCTGAAGCTAATACCCTCCGCCTCGAATTCCATTCCGTTATATGACGCCATATTTGGTTATTTGGCTCCGATCTCGATATTTTTTTTGCTGCTTGGAGCTAATTTAACAGCCATAAAGAAAGCAGGGGCACCGATGATAGTTCTGTTTTTGATTGGCTCATTGGCCACAGTGCTTGGAATTGTTTGTTCTTGGTATTTAGTTTCGCCACAAGATATTTTAGGCGATGATGCAAAAGTATTGGCGGGAATGCTTACTGGAACGTATACCGGGGGTAGCATAAATTTTAATGCAGTTGCTTTGGCGTATAATTTTCAGGAAAAAGGGAGTTTATATGCGGGTACTATTGCCGTAGATAATGTGGTTACTGCTATTTGGGTGGTAGTGACAATAGCCATACCCGTAGTGTTTCGACGTTTTTTTAAGGACAAAAAAATTGGAGCCCCTACTTCCGCTAAAGATGAAACTGCTTCGGATACGCTGGATTTATATTCTTTGGGAATTCTTTTGGTCTTAGGTTTAACGGCATTCCTGGTATCTGAACTTATAGCCCATGTATTTCCTAAGATACCATCAATTATCACCATTTCCACAATAGGAATTATTCTGGCACAGTTTTCATTCATTACTAAGCTTAAGGGGAGTCGAACCCTGGGTTTATATTTGGTTTATTTATTTCTGGCGGTTATTGGCGCTTACTGTGAAATTGGAGCGGTCATAGCACTCAAGGAAATCGGGCTTACCCTATTCGGATTTACCTTATTGGCTGTGGTAGTTCATGGATTGTTCATTATCCTTTTTGGATTTATGGTATTTAAGGATTGGGATATGATTGCAATAGCGAGTCAGGCTAATGTGGGAGGAAGTACCTCTGCTATTGCTTTGGCTGAAAGCTTTAATCGTAAAGAACTTGTCTTACCTGCAATATTGGTAGGTACGTTGGGAAATGCCCTAGGGACTTACTTAGGATTTATGGTGGTATTAGTCTTATAG
- a CDS encoding DUF255 domain-containing protein: MRSIFTYFTQIGLLFFLLTGFQSQAQDVQWVSWDEAVALTKNEGNTKKIFIDVYTDWCGWCKKMDKDTFQNPEVAAYMQDNFYMVKLDAEGKDPIEYEGKTFKYVPSGRRGYHEFAAALLQGKMSYPTVVFLDENLKMLSPVPGYQKVKPFLQIARYFGDNIYKDQDWQTYAGK, from the coding sequence ATGCGCTCAATTTTTACCTACTTTACCCAAATTGGCTTACTTTTTTTTCTTTTAACAGGATTCCAATCCCAAGCACAAGACGTACAATGGGTATCTTGGGATGAGGCCGTAGCACTTACCAAAAACGAAGGAAATACCAAAAAGATTTTTATAGATGTTTACACGGATTGGTGCGGATGGTGCAAAAAAATGGATAAAGATACTTTTCAAAATCCAGAAGTAGCTGCCTACATGCAGGACAATTTTTATATGGTCAAGCTTGATGCAGAAGGCAAAGACCCAATTGAATATGAGGGTAAGACCTTTAAATATGTACCTTCTGGAAGAAGGGGCTATCATGAATTCGCCGCTGCACTTCTACAAGGCAAAATGAGTTATCCCACGGTTGTATTCTTGGACGAAAATCTAAAAATGCTTTCCCCTGTACCAGGCTATCAAAAAGTCAAGCCCTTTTTACAGATTGCCCGTTACTTTGGGGATAATATCTACAAGGACCAAGATTGGCAAACATATGCCGGAAAATAG
- a CDS encoding family 16 glycoside hydrolase codes for MQKFLCPLITLLSFQLAIAQNSTTKIDMVASNWDIPKEASFERFDNRESLILNGGRATVKNKTFTNGTIEVDVYANSIRSFAGITFRKQDDTMEEVYMRMHKSNQVDAVQYTPIFNNESNWQLYREYQAQVTFKNTGWNNLRIEVNNQSAEVFVNDKKVMTVDNLRTDQNSGEIGLFALFTNRFSNFRVTHKDAIAKTETGSTPPIDSSIVTKWEITKAKTYKKAELDFEKFSKEKYITVETESSGLLPISKYIKKTSSGNFEQNVEDYIVASTTVRAENDETKLLSFDYSDKIIVYLNGEILFEGNNAFRAKGIQYMGHMDIDTNTLYLPLKKGSNKIHCVVIDKANGWGLMAKLE; via the coding sequence ATGCAAAAATTTCTTTGCCCATTAATCACATTATTGAGTTTTCAACTGGCCATCGCCCAAAATTCCACCACAAAAATTGATATGGTCGCTTCTAACTGGGACATTCCAAAAGAAGCTTCATTTGAAAGATTTGACAACAGGGAATCACTAATTTTAAATGGTGGAAGAGCCACCGTTAAAAATAAAACCTTCACAAACGGAACTATTGAAGTAGATGTGTACGCCAACTCGATCAGAAGTTTTGCAGGCATCACCTTTAGGAAGCAAGACGACACTATGGAAGAAGTATATATGAGAATGCACAAATCCAATCAGGTAGATGCTGTTCAGTATACGCCCATCTTTAATAATGAGTCCAATTGGCAGCTATATAGAGAATACCAAGCTCAGGTTACCTTCAAGAACACAGGTTGGAATAACTTGCGCATTGAGGTCAATAATCAAAGTGCAGAGGTTTTCGTAAACGACAAAAAAGTAATGACAGTAGATAACCTTAGAACAGACCAAAATAGTGGGGAAATTGGGCTTTTTGCATTGTTCACGAATAGGTTTTCCAACTTTAGGGTCACTCACAAGGATGCCATAGCGAAAACTGAAACAGGAAGCACTCCACCTATTGATTCATCAATCGTTACAAAATGGGAAATCACTAAAGCAAAAACCTATAAAAAAGCAGAATTGGATTTTGAGAAATTTTCAAAAGAGAAATACATTACAGTTGAAACGGAATCGTCAGGACTTTTACCAATTTCCAAATACATAAAAAAAACCTCTTCTGGTAATTTTGAACAAAATGTAGAGGACTACATCGTGGCATCTACAACCGTACGTGCTGAAAATGACGAAACAAAACTGCTTTCGTTTGATTATAGTGACAAAATAATCGTGTATTTAAATGGCGAGATTCTTTTTGAGGGCAATAACGCTTTTAGAGCCAAAGGGATACAATACATGGGACATATGGACATTGACACCAACACATTATACTTACCACTTAAAAAAGGGAGCAATAAAATACATTGCGTTGTCATAGATAAAGCCAACGGTTGGGGATTAATGGCTAAACTGGAGTAA
- a CDS encoding AraC family transcriptional regulator: MVFEKASGTIELNGHLLEVAENSFFFICPFQKKSCKISLSGVKGFHLVFQNDFLSDFFDDKLFAYRLQYFYNYQYPQYLQLVSEDYNVIRFALDEIIAEIKNYQNDSSHILRSLLYFSLSKLNRLYSKCYNISPNIQSNSIIYKFKELLELNIRTLHSVADYCNLLHITRHQMNAMVKEHTGHTSKEIINNRLLQEVKTELRYSDKTIAEIAHSLKFSEPNNLTRFFRKMEGVSPSTYKDNYQNDRN; this comes from the coding sequence ATGGTTTTCGAAAAGGCCAGTGGAACAATTGAATTGAACGGACATTTATTGGAGGTTGCAGAAAACAGCTTTTTTTTCATCTGCCCCTTCCAAAAGAAAAGCTGTAAAATTTCGCTTTCTGGAGTTAAAGGTTTTCATCTTGTTTTTCAAAATGACTTTTTATCTGATTTTTTTGATGACAAACTGTTCGCTTATCGGTTGCAGTATTTTTATAATTACCAATACCCTCAATACTTGCAATTGGTTAGTGAAGATTACAATGTTATACGATTTGCTTTAGATGAAATCATTGCGGAGATAAAAAATTATCAAAATGATAGCTCTCATATATTACGCTCACTTTTATATTTCTCCTTGTCAAAGTTAAATCGGCTGTATTCAAAATGTTACAATATTTCACCCAACATCCAATCAAATTCAATAATTTATAAGTTTAAAGAACTGCTCGAACTGAATATTCGCACATTACATTCTGTTGCAGATTATTGTAATCTATTACATATAACACGCCATCAAATGAATGCCATGGTAAAAGAACATACCGGGCATACATCAAAAGAAATAATCAATAACAGACTATTGCAAGAGGTAAAAACAGAACTTCGATACTCCGATAAAACAATTGCCGAAATAGCACATTCCTTAAAATTTAGCGAACCCAACAATTTGACACGGTTTTTTAGAAAGATGGAAGGTGTTAGTCCTTCCACATACAAGGATAATTACCAAAATGATAGAAATTAG
- a CDS encoding cbb3-type cytochrome c oxidase subunit I, whose amino-acid sequence MNKLIEKPHLIFLLAIPIILLTGILSGDAILDINVHDTYYVITYLHFAILISTFFGIIGIGYWIIQKVGRKLSKWLNWIHIGLTFGGTIVVWILAKFYRTEIMEYEFNNNLTLIITSIVLLMTVGQLIFPINIIYGLTKKKNE is encoded by the coding sequence ATGAATAAACTAATTGAAAAACCACATCTGATTTTTTTACTTGCTATTCCAATAATACTATTGACTGGAATTTTGAGTGGAGATGCTATATTGGACATCAATGTTCACGATACTTATTATGTAATTACTTATTTGCATTTTGCAATATTGATTTCCACATTCTTCGGAATAATCGGAATTGGATATTGGATTATACAAAAAGTGGGAAGAAAATTATCAAAGTGGTTAAATTGGATTCACATTGGACTGACTTTTGGCGGAACTATAGTTGTCTGGATTTTAGCCAAGTTTTATCGGACTGAAATTATGGAATATGAATTCAATAATAATCTGACTTTAATTATCACTTCGATTGTTTTGCTAATGACCGTAGGGCAATTGATTTTCCCGATTAACATTATTTATGGACTGACAAAAAAGAAGAATGAATGA
- a CDS encoding nuclear transport factor 2 family protein, with translation MKRLSMVLLTMICFSSTSCKSQIQNNSIKMEKEIKSVIETFVKAGEERNVAMYNDILHENFRVIANKYPTSDKISIIPAEGYKALITKEVIGGTKYEVVFKSIDIAEHSATVIAELKAEKGGQSVTFLLVQNTENEWQIITDMATQKK, from the coding sequence ATGAAAAGATTATCAATGGTACTTCTTACAATGATTTGCTTTAGCTCAACAAGTTGTAAATCCCAAATACAAAACAATTCAATAAAAATGGAAAAAGAGATAAAAAGCGTGATAGAAACTTTTGTCAAAGCTGGCGAAGAGCGAAATGTGGCGATGTACAACGATATTTTGCACGAAAATTTTCGAGTGATTGCCAACAAATATCCAACGTCCGATAAAATATCGATAATTCCGGCGGAAGGCTACAAAGCCCTAATTACCAAAGAAGTCATTGGTGGAACTAAATACGAGGTAGTTTTTAAGAGTATTGATATTGCAGAACATTCCGCCACGGTCATAGCGGAACTGAAAGCGGAAAAAGGTGGGCAGTCAGTTACATTTCTCTTGGTGCAAAACACGGAAAACGAATGGCAAATCATTACCGATATGGCTACGCAGAAGAAATGA
- a CDS encoding Crp/Fnr family transcriptional regulator, producing the protein MNSITANQSGKELYSANETILRKTLDKFNVLNDTEFSDFLNVCEYKEFAKKQYLLKSGNYNNGIYFLISGAVGLFEPIEGKEMYQNFFLEREFAHELKSLTTQTPSTKNLIALSDTTLFHLSRKKLLELYEKSISFERLGRKLLEHLLNGQNEISYVLQSLKPEERYAYLENKRPNLLHTIPLTYLASYLGLARETLSRIRAKR; encoded by the coding sequence TTGAATAGTATTACAGCGAACCAAAGCGGAAAGGAATTGTACTCAGCGAATGAAACCATACTTCGAAAAACATTGGACAAATTTAATGTCCTAAACGATACGGAGTTTTCAGATTTTTTGAATGTCTGCGAGTACAAGGAGTTTGCTAAAAAACAATACCTCTTAAAATCTGGCAATTACAATAACGGGATTTACTTTCTAATTTCAGGGGCGGTTGGACTTTTCGAGCCAATTGAAGGGAAGGAGATGTATCAAAATTTCTTTTTGGAAAGGGAATTTGCCCATGAACTAAAAAGCCTGACAACCCAAACGCCTTCTACAAAAAATCTTATTGCATTAAGTGACACTACCTTATTCCATTTAAGCAGAAAGAAACTTCTCGAACTCTATGAAAAATCTATTTCATTTGAGCGATTAGGTCGCAAACTTTTGGAACATTTATTGAACGGTCAAAATGAAATATCATATGTTCTTCAATCTTTAAAGCCCGAAGAACGGTACGCATATTTAGAGAACAAAAGACCAAATCTCTTACATACCATACCCCTGACCTATTTGGCATCCTATTTAGGTCTGGCAAGAGAAACACTAAGCCGAATAAGGGCAAAAAGATAA